A genomic stretch from Alloyangia pacifica includes:
- a CDS encoding non-ribosomal peptide synthetase, with translation MATGRAAFPLTEAQEGLWYAQALDRANPIFNCGQYIELLGPLDVDRFARAFETAAAQSPALRLRFGMQGGAPRQWLAEVGPRLEMVDLSGLDDPVGEARARMMADSGRAVDLAGEQAGRFVLYLLGGGRAFWYERIHHLATDGFGIVLLTNRVGEIYSAEATGKTPAAFPALDPVLEDDAAYRQSDRRAADAAFWLAEMRGLETVAGPAEGRAVTSARFDRARLDLPPEFCEALNSVSKAAGVGWPDVLTVLSGAYFSRVSGAGERVYGLPFMARMGTRAARVPCMWMNVLPYRCDPDEDRPLPELLKAEARRLGALRKHGRYRSEQLRRDLRRTAIDARLYGPMINVQPFDMPPRFAGLEAHLHILGAGAVDDITATFRGDATALLSLEIDSNPALYSADAAQRHLDRLAAFLTAALKAERLSEVPTLTADEERWAVGEVNATDHEFPETTLTELILAQMRAAPEAPAVVYGTKTLSYAELDRRSAALAAALRAQGAGPGKVVATALPRSEHLAVALVAILRAGAAYVPLDPENPPARLAALLERTGAVALLAEGDLDAGGMAAFAPGSWPATGAAPEPGTTPDDLAYILFTSGSTGEPKGVMIEHRAIVNRLLWMRDHYGIDTTDRILQKTPTTFDVSVWELFLPYLCGGTLVFAEPGAHRDPSAIARLVRTQGITTMHFVPSMLSAFLEAPASEGLSLTRVFCSGEALTAEHRTRFHARVTAQLHNLYGPTEAAVDVTYWDAAPQDDSLPLPIGFPVWNTRVQVLDARLRPVPPGVHGQLYLGGVQLARGYLGRPDLTEERFIPDPFRPGERLYATGDLAYLRPDGAVVYAGRADHQVKIRGMRIEPGEIEGAIKATGLVRDAVVIARADGGADPRLVAYVLTGARFDSAPLMAELATALPAHMVPSAVVALQSWPMTSSGKLDRKALPAPVLKMPVGTPPVGPVEERLAALYRDVLHLPQTPSREADFFDLGGDSLTALSLSFRIEATFGQDPGLGQIFETPGLAQLARALEMAETAQAGLAPLLPLAEGEGAPLFILHPAGGLGWGYRRLARALTTPRPVFAVQSPLLTGAPLPGTLRRLAVDYADRIEAQAPQGVIHLAGWSVGGILAQEAAVELATRGRAPGLVALLDSYPAECWRAEPQLSDAEALRALLAIAGHDPDSHPELDSRAAVVGFLKQGGTPLGSLPEAVLDAVVLLVTGTNRLIRGHEHRRYSGTLTHVRAARDHAGRDLHAGLWGAHAARVEPLDLPLLHPEMVSQVAAEALGPEFSVRMAQAEALLRERA, from the coding sequence ATGGCGACGGGGCGCGCGGCTTTCCCGCTGACCGAGGCGCAGGAGGGCCTGTGGTATGCACAGGCGCTCGACCGCGCGAACCCGATCTTCAACTGCGGCCAGTACATCGAGCTGCTCGGCCCGCTCGACGTGGACCGCTTCGCCCGCGCCTTCGAGACGGCGGCGGCTCAGAGCCCGGCGCTGCGCCTCCGCTTCGGCATGCAGGGCGGCGCGCCGCGGCAATGGCTCGCAGAGGTGGGACCGCGGCTCGAAATGGTGGACCTTTCGGGGCTGGACGATCCCGTGGGAGAGGCCCGGGCCCGGATGATGGCCGACAGTGGCCGCGCTGTGGATCTTGCCGGCGAACAAGCCGGGCGCTTCGTGCTCTACCTCCTCGGCGGGGGCCGGGCCTTTTGGTACGAGCGCATCCACCATCTTGCCACCGATGGCTTCGGCATCGTGCTGCTGACCAACCGCGTGGGCGAGATCTATTCCGCAGAGGCGACGGGCAAGACCCCCGCTGCCTTCCCGGCGCTGGACCCGGTTCTGGAGGACGACGCAGCCTATCGTCAGTCCGACCGCCGGGCCGCCGATGCCGCCTTCTGGCTGGCCGAGATGCGGGGCCTCGAGACGGTCGCCGGACCCGCCGAGGGGCGCGCGGTCACCTCGGCGCGCTTCGACCGCGCCCGGCTGGACCTGCCGCCCGAGTTTTGCGAGGCGTTGAACTCCGTTTCCAAGGCGGCGGGCGTCGGCTGGCCCGATGTGCTCACGGTGCTCAGCGGGGCCTATTTCTCGCGCGTCTCGGGTGCGGGCGAGCGGGTTTATGGCCTGCCCTTCATGGCCCGCATGGGCACCAGAGCGGCCCGCGTACCCTGCATGTGGATGAACGTTCTGCCCTATCGCTGCGACCCCGACGAGGACAGGCCGCTGCCCGAGTTGCTGAAAGCCGAGGCGCGGCGGCTCGGCGCGCTGCGCAAGCATGGCCGCTATCGGTCGGAACAGCTGCGCCGGGACCTGCGGCGCACCGCCATCGACGCGCGGCTTTACGGCCCGATGATCAACGTCCAGCCCTTCGACATGCCGCCGCGCTTCGCTGGGCTCGAGGCGCATCTGCATATTCTCGGGGCCGGGGCGGTGGACGATATCACCGCCACCTTCCGGGGCGACGCGACCGCCTTGCTGTCTTTGGAGATCGACAGCAACCCGGCGCTCTATTCGGCTGACGCGGCGCAGCGACATCTCGATCGGCTGGCAGCGTTCCTGACGGCGGCGCTGAAGGCTGAGCGGCTCTCCGAGGTGCCGACACTGACGGCGGACGAAGAACGTTGGGCGGTCGGGGAGGTCAACGCCACCGATCATGAGTTTCCCGAGACCACGCTCACCGAGCTGATCCTCGCGCAGATGCGCGCCGCGCCCGAGGCGCCCGCGGTTGTCTATGGCACGAAGACGCTCAGCTACGCCGAGCTGGACCGCCGCTCCGCCGCGCTTGCCGCCGCGCTGCGCGCGCAGGGCGCCGGGCCGGGCAAGGTGGTGGCCACGGCGCTGCCGCGCTCCGAACATCTGGCCGTCGCGCTTGTGGCCATCCTGCGCGCCGGCGCCGCCTATGTGCCGCTCGACCCCGAGAATCCGCCCGCGCGGCTTGCCGCGCTGCTCGAGCGCACTGGCGCGGTCGCGCTGCTGGCAGAGGGTGATCTCGACGCCGGGGGCATGGCCGCCTTTGCGCCCGGGTCATGGCCCGCGACCGGCGCGGCACCGGAGCCCGGCACCACGCCGGACGATCTGGCCTATATCCTCTTTACCTCCGGCTCCACCGGCGAGCCCAAAGGCGTGATGATCGAGCACCGCGCGATCGTGAACCGGCTGCTATGGATGCGCGACCACTATGGTATCGATACCACGGATCGCATCCTGCAGAAAACGCCGACCACCTTCGACGTCTCGGTCTGGGAGCTGTTCCTGCCCTATCTTTGCGGCGGCACGCTGGTCTTTGCCGAGCCGGGTGCGCATCGCGATCCCTCGGCCATAGCCCGGCTGGTGCGCACGCAGGGCATCACCACGATGCATTTCGTACCCTCGATGCTCTCGGCCTTCCTCGAGGCCCCGGCCTCCGAGGGGCTTTCACTGACCCGCGTCTTCTGCTCGGGGGAGGCGCTGACCGCCGAACACCGCACGCGGTTCCACGCGCGGGTAACGGCCCAGCTCCACAACCTCTACGGCCCGACCGAAGCGGCGGTGGACGTGACCTATTGGGATGCCGCCCCCCAGGACGACAGCCTGCCGCTGCCCATCGGTTTCCCGGTGTGGAACACCCGCGTCCAGGTGCTCGACGCGCGCCTGCGCCCGGTGCCGCCCGGGGTGCACGGACAGCTCTACCTCGGAGGGGTGCAGCTGGCGCGGGGGTACCTCGGCCGCCCCGACCTGACCGAGGAGCGTTTCATCCCCGATCCCTTCCGTCCCGGTGAGCGGCTCTACGCGACGGGCGACCTGGCCTATCTGCGGCCCGACGGCGCGGTGGTCTACGCGGGCCGGGCCGATCACCAGGTGAAGATCCGCGGCATGCGCATCGAGCCGGGCGAGATCGAGGGCGCGATCAAGGCGACGGGGCTGGTGCGCGATGCGGTGGTGATCGCCCGCGCCGACGGCGGCGCGGACCCGCGTCTCGTGGCCTATGTGCTGACGGGGGCGCGCTTCGATAGCGCGCCGCTCATGGCGGAACTGGCGACCGCGCTGCCCGCGCACATGGTGCCCTCTGCGGTGGTGGCGCTCCAGAGCTGGCCGATGACCAGTTCGGGCAAGCTCGACCGCAAGGCGCTGCCCGCGCCGGTGCTCAAGATGCCCGTCGGCACACCTCCGGTCGGCCCGGTCGAGGAGCGTCTCGCCGCCCTCTACCGTGACGTGCTGCACCTGCCCCAGACACCGAGCCGGGAGGCGGATTTCTTCGACCTTGGCGGCGACAGCTTGACCGCGCTGAGCCTCAGTTTCCGCATCGAGGCCACCTTCGGGCAGGATCCGGGGCTTGGGCAGATCTTCGAAACCCCGGGGCTTGCCCAGCTCGCCCGTGCGCTCGAGATGGCGGAGACGGCGCAGGCCGGGCTCGCGCCGCTGCTGCCGCTGGCCGAGGGGGAGGGCGCGCCGCTCTTCATCCTGCATCCGGCGGGCGGGCTCGGCTGGGGCTACCGGCGACTGGCGCGGGCGTTGACGACGCCGCGCCCGGTCTTCGCCGTGCAGTCGCCGCTGCTGACCGGCGCGCCGCTGCCTGGCACCCTGCGCAGGCTCGCCGTAGATTACGCCGACCGGATCGAGGCGCAGGCGCCGCAAGGCGTGATCCACCTCGCCGGGTGGTCGGTGGGCGGTATCCTGGCGCAGGAAGCCGCGGTGGAGCTGGCGACGCGCGGCCGCGCGCCGGGGCTTGTCGCCCTGCTCGACAGCTACCCCGCCGAGTGCTGGCGGGCCGAACCCCAGCTTTCGGACGCCGAGGCGCTGCGCGCCCTCTTGGCCATCGCCGGTCACGACCCGGACAGCCATCCCGAACTCGACAGCCGCGCGGCGGTGGTGGGCTTTCTCAAGCAGGGCGGCACGCCGCTCGGCAGCCTGCCGGAGGCGGTGCTCGACGCGGTGGTGTTGCTGGTTACCGGCACCAACCGGTTGATCCGGGGCCATGAACACCGGCGTTACTCGGGCACGCTCACCCATGTGCGTGCGGCGCGAGACCACGCCGGGCGCGACCTGCATGCCGGGCTCTGGGGCGCCCACGCCGCGCGGGTCGAGCCGCTCGATCTGCCGCTGCTGCATCCCGAGATGGTCTCGCAGGTTGCGGCCGAGGCACTGGGGCCGGAATTCTCGGTGCGCATGGCGCAGGCCGAGGCGCTGCTGCGGGAGAGGGCTTGA
- a CDS encoding alpha/beta hydrolase yields the protein MCETAPQTPLPPHRGRDATLEILTTPVSSHVLTSRVLPRETCGPDAPDVPATRLFLAVPKAPAPERGWPILYLLDGNAAFDFLTAALLEGAPGLIVAGIGYDTDKQFARNHRIFDYSPPVAPGAAPRPDPHHPERRAGGAEAYFARLTGGIRAEVEHGLSVDPARRTLWGHSFGGLFTLFTALTRPDSFARFAAISPSVWWDETLVARLVSQRGIAAGPPRALHFGMGDKEKRTGSAGPQPDGPPPPTLRIIEQLRGAPAGLEISAQVYPGAVHIASLPASLPGTLALAAR from the coding sequence ATGTGCGAAACTGCCCCGCAGACCCCGTTGCCGCCGCATCGCGGACGGGACGCCACGCTGGAAATCCTCACGACGCCAGTCTCTTCGCACGTCCTCACCAGTCGCGTTCTGCCCCGCGAAACCTGCGGCCCGGACGCTCCCGACGTGCCCGCAACGCGGCTCTTCCTTGCGGTTCCCAAGGCGCCCGCGCCGGAGAGAGGTTGGCCGATCCTCTACCTGCTCGACGGGAATGCGGCCTTCGACTTCCTGACGGCCGCGCTGCTCGAGGGAGCACCCGGGCTGATTGTCGCCGGGATCGGTTACGACACCGACAAGCAGTTTGCCCGCAACCATCGAATCTTCGACTATTCTCCCCCCGTGGCGCCCGGCGCCGCGCCGCGGCCCGACCCGCACCACCCCGAGCGGCGCGCCGGCGGCGCCGAGGCCTATTTCGCCCGGCTGACCGGTGGCATTCGCGCCGAGGTCGAGCATGGCCTGTCGGTCGACCCCGCAAGGCGAACGCTCTGGGGGCACAGCTTCGGCGGGCTCTTCACGCTCTTTACCGCGCTGACAAGGCCCGACAGCTTTGCCCGCTTCGCCGCAATCAGCCCGTCGGTCTGGTGGGACGAGACGCTGGTCGCCCGGCTTGTCTCGCAGCGCGGCATCGCCGCAGGCCCGCCTCGGGCGCTGCACTTCGGCATGGGCGACAAGGAGAAGCGCACCGGCAGCGCCGGGCCGCAGCCCGACGGACCGCCCCCGCCCACCCTGCGGATCATCGAGCAGCTTCGCGGTGCGCCCGCCGGGCTAGAGATCTCGGCGCAGGTCTACCCCGGCGCGGTGCATATCGCCTCGCTCCCGGCCTCGCTGCCCGGGACGCTGGCGTTGGCGGCTCGGTAG
- a CDS encoding ABC transporter substrate-binding protein → MGLSIVLASLLLGTGAARAEIRVTDLAGREVVLEEPARRIVLGEGRHLAVLGMLHADPVALLAGWRQDKGLDPATYEAYLAKFPALADVAPVGAGNRLLSVESTIALMPDLVLLSLMDATDPQMEMPLRQLDAAGIPVAFVDFFTAPLENTLPSLRLIGALTGAEERAEAFAGFYQSHLDKVRATLKAAQPAPPRVFIHVHAAPTNCCATVGPGVFDEFVEAAGGYNIGRDSVPGVMGNVGLENLLASDPDVYLATGGAHMKARGGLVLGAGIGAETAAQSFAALLATPGFADLRAVQEGRAIGIWHLFNDFPAHIALIEALAKRFHPDLFPDLDPMATIAEFEDRFSPVEITGSYWTPAE, encoded by the coding sequence ATGGGTCTTTCCATAGTTCTGGCGTCGCTGCTGCTCGGGACCGGCGCGGCGCGCGCCGAGATTCGCGTGACCGACCTGGCCGGACGCGAGGTGGTGCTGGAAGAGCCGGCGCGGCGGATCGTGCTGGGCGAGGGGCGGCATCTTGCGGTGCTGGGCATGCTGCACGCGGACCCGGTGGCGCTGCTGGCGGGCTGGCGGCAGGACAAGGGACTCGATCCGGCGACCTATGAGGCCTATCTCGCAAAGTTCCCGGCGCTGGCTGACGTGGCGCCGGTGGGGGCAGGCAACCGTCTGCTCTCGGTCGAGAGCACGATCGCGCTGATGCCCGACCTCGTGCTGCTGAGCCTGATGGACGCGACGGACCCGCAGATGGAGATGCCGCTGCGCCAGCTGGACGCGGCGGGCATTCCGGTGGCCTTTGTCGACTTCTTCACCGCACCGCTCGAGAACACCCTGCCGAGCCTGCGGCTGATCGGCGCGCTGACCGGGGCCGAAGAGAGGGCAGAGGCGTTTGCCGGCTTCTACCAGAGCCACCTCGACAAGGTCCGGGCCACGCTGAAGGCCGCTCAGCCCGCGCCGCCGCGGGTCTTCATCCACGTGCATGCCGCGCCGACCAACTGCTGCGCTACCGTGGGGCCGGGGGTCTTTGACGAGTTCGTCGAGGCCGCGGGAGGCTACAACATCGGCCGTGACAGCGTGCCCGGGGTGATGGGCAACGTCGGGCTGGAGAACCTGCTGGCCTCGGACCCGGATGTCTACCTCGCCACCGGCGGCGCGCATATGAAGGCCCGCGGCGGGTTGGTGCTGGGCGCGGGGATCGGCGCAGAGACGGCGGCGCAGAGCTTCGCCGCGCTGCTCGCCACCCCCGGCTTCGCCGACCTCCGGGCGGTGCAAGAGGGGCGGGCGATCGGCATCTGGCACCTGTTCAACGATTTCCCGGCGCATATCGCGCTGATCGAGGCGCTGGCCAAACGCTTCCACCCGGATCTCTTCCCGGATCTTGACCCGATGGCCACCATCGCCGAGTTCGAGGATCGCTTCTCGCCGGTCGAGATAACCGGAAGCTACTGGACCCCTGCCGAATGA
- a CDS encoding FecCD family ABC transporter permease — MSAVQAILAEQSRRSQRRVLLVALLGLGAGFSVLLDLVSGPSGLPLGQVLGALTGAGEVPKAAEVIVWQVRLPVAIMALLVGAALSLSGAEMQTVLDNPLAEPFTLGISASAALGAGVAIVLGLSLPGIPVLWSVSGNAFVFALLALGLLQLASVLRGGGSEVVILLGIAVNFTAAALLALVQFVASPDALQQLVFWTMGSLVNARWEGIAMLALVLAACLPFSLAASWRLTALRLGADQAQGFGLDVAHLRRWTLVRVSLLAAASVSMVGVIGFVGLAGPHIARMAVGEDHRFLLPASLFTGALLMSLASVASKLLVPGILLPVGIVTSLVGLPVFFALVLRREAR, encoded by the coding sequence ATGAGCGCGGTCCAGGCGATCCTTGCCGAGCAATCGCGGCGCAGCCAGCGCCGGGTTCTGCTCGTCGCCCTGCTGGGACTGGGCGCGGGGTTTTCGGTGCTTCTCGATCTGGTCTCGGGGCCGTCGGGCTTGCCACTCGGGCAGGTGCTTGGCGCTCTGACCGGGGCGGGCGAGGTGCCGAAGGCCGCGGAGGTGATCGTTTGGCAGGTCCGCCTGCCGGTCGCGATCATGGCGCTGCTCGTGGGCGCGGCGCTGTCACTCTCGGGGGCCGAGATGCAGACCGTGCTCGACAACCCGCTGGCCGAACCCTTCACGCTCGGCATCTCGGCCTCGGCGGCGCTTGGCGCGGGGGTGGCGATCGTGCTGGGGCTGTCGTTGCCGGGCATCCCGGTGCTCTGGTCGGTGTCGGGCAACGCCTTTGTCTTCGCGCTCCTTGCGCTGGGGTTGCTGCAGCTGGCATCCGTCTTGCGGGGCGGCGGCTCCGAGGTGGTCATCCTGCTCGGTATTGCGGTCAACTTCACCGCCGCGGCGCTGCTGGCGCTGGTGCAATTTGTCGCCTCGCCGGATGCGCTGCAGCAGCTGGTGTTCTGGACCATGGGCAGCCTCGTCAACGCGCGCTGGGAGGGCATCGCAATGCTGGCACTTGTGCTGGCGGCCTGCCTGCCCTTCTCGCTCGCCGCGTCGTGGCGGCTGACGGCGCTGCGGCTCGGGGCCGATCAGGCGCAGGGCTTCGGGCTCGATGTGGCGCACCTGCGGCGCTGGACGCTGGTGCGGGTGAGCCTGCTGGCGGCGGCGTCGGTCTCCATGGTCGGCGTGATCGGCTTCGTCGGCCTCGCCGGGCCGCATATCGCGCGGATGGCAGTGGGCGAGGATCACCGTTTTCTGCTGCCGGCAAGCCTCTTCACCGGGGCGCTGCTGATGTCGCTCGCCTCGGTTGCCTCGAAGCTGCTGGTGCCCGGGATCCTGCTGCCGGTGGGGATCGTGACCTCGCTGGTCGGCCTGCCGGTGTTCTTTGCTCTCGTGCTGCGGAGGGAGGCGCGATGA
- a CDS encoding ABC transporter ATP-binding protein, translating into MSLDIRDLTVARGPRRVIDGLSLPPFAMGEFAVIAGPNAAGKSTLLRAIAGLLPSTGEITLEGRALHALPRAEQARLVGFMPQSLESRSALTVLDSLMVAMNAGGGLAGRALRGPAAGRHALEVLARFGLAELALRPMAALSGGQRQAVGLAQAMIRDPKLLLLDEPTSALDLARQFQLLSEARKLACEGRIVIAVLHDLALAAQWADRVVLLEGGALRGSGAPSDVLTPRSLSQVYGIDARVERCSEGRVMVMVDGLSQP; encoded by the coding sequence ATGAGCCTTGATATTCGCGACCTGACCGTCGCGCGTGGTCCACGCCGGGTGATCGACGGGCTGAGTTTGCCGCCCTTCGCCATGGGGGAATTCGCGGTGATCGCCGGGCCGAATGCGGCTGGCAAATCGACCCTGCTGCGGGCGATCGCCGGGCTGCTGCCCTCGACTGGAGAGATCACGCTGGAAGGTCGGGCGCTGCACGCCCTGCCGCGCGCCGAGCAGGCCCGGCTCGTGGGCTTCATGCCGCAGAGCCTCGAGAGCCGCTCGGCGCTGACAGTGCTTGACAGCCTGATGGTGGCGATGAACGCGGGCGGCGGTCTCGCGGGGCGCGCGCTGCGCGGCCCTGCGGCGGGGCGGCATGCGCTGGAGGTCCTGGCGCGCTTCGGTCTGGCCGAGCTGGCGCTGCGCCCGATGGCGGCACTTTCTGGCGGGCAGCGGCAGGCGGTGGGGCTGGCGCAGGCGATGATCCGCGATCCGAAGCTCCTGCTGCTCGACGAGCCGACTTCGGCGCTCGATCTGGCACGGCAGTTCCAGCTGCTGTCGGAGGCGCGAAAGCTCGCCTGCGAGGGGCGCATCGTGATCGCCGTGCTGCACGATCTGGCGCTGGCGGCGCAATGGGCCGACCGGGTGGTGCTGCTGGAAGGCGGCGCCCTGCGCGGTTCGGGCGCGCCCTCGGACGTGCTGACACCGCGGAGCCTGTCGCAGGTCTATGGCATTGACGCGCGGGTCGAGCGCTGCTCGGAAGGGCGGGTGATGGTCATGGTCGACGGGCTCTCGCAGCCCTGA
- a CDS encoding cytochrome b, with the protein MQIFDSSDRYGAVSRGLHWAVAVLILWQFLGMGLKLIFGRNDFVGFFVGTHQPVGFVIFWLVVFRVLWALASRKRRPDHGTGMLAKAAAAGHGLLYALMIAIPTLALLRAWGGTRGFAPFGFEVFAPREVEIAWATSLAGLLHGELGWVLAVLIVGHIAMVAVHERFWRDGTLRKMAGRR; encoded by the coding sequence ATGCAGATTTTCGACAGCTCTGACCGCTACGGCGCGGTCTCGCGGGGGCTGCACTGGGCGGTGGCGGTGCTGATCCTCTGGCAGTTCCTCGGCATGGGGCTGAAGCTGATCTTCGGGCGCAATGATTTCGTCGGCTTCTTCGTCGGCACGCACCAGCCGGTGGGCTTTGTCATCTTCTGGCTGGTGGTGTTCCGCGTGCTGTGGGCGCTGGCGAGCCGCAAGCGCCGCCCGGATCATGGCACAGGGATGCTCGCCAAAGCGGCGGCAGCGGGCCACGGGCTGCTCTACGCGTTGATGATTGCCATCCCCACCCTGGCCCTGCTGCGCGCCTGGGGCGGAACACGGGGGTTTGCGCCGTTCGGGTTCGAGGTCTTTGCCCCGCGCGAGGTTGAGATCGCATGGGCCACGAGCCTTGCCGGACTGCTGCACGGCGAACTGGGCTGGGTGCTGGCAGTCTTGATCGTCGGACATATCGCCATGGTCGCCGTGCACGAGAGGTTTTGGCGCGACGGCACGCTGAGGAAGATGGCGGGGCGGCGCTGA
- a CDS encoding site-specific DNA-methyltransferase — protein MTAMTKTKGATALPLNTILSGDCIEQMNALPEASVDLIFADPPYNLQLKGDLHRPDNSRVDAVDDHWDQFDSFAVYDRFTREWLKAAKRLLKPNGALWVIGSYHNIFRVGAALQDAGYWILNDVVWRKSNPMPNFRGKRFTNAHETMIWASKSEGAKYTFNYEALKALNEGVQMRSDWVLPICNGGERLKDANGDKAHPTQKPASLLHRVLVGSTNPGDVVLDPFFGTGTTGAVAKMLGRDFIGIEREAAYREVAEKRIASIRPFDRSSLEVTRAKRAEPRVPFGQVVERGMLSPGEMLVSSSGKSAKVRADGTLIGDEVKGSIHQVGAQLEGAPSCNGWTYWHFKREGKLVPIDVLRQQIRDEMADRPN, from the coding sequence ATGACAGCAATGACGAAAACCAAGGGCGCAACTGCGCTCCCGCTCAACACGATTCTTTCCGGCGATTGCATCGAGCAGATGAATGCGCTGCCGGAGGCGTCGGTTGACCTGATCTTCGCGGATCCCCCCTACAACCTTCAGCTGAAGGGCGATCTGCACCGCCCCGACAACTCCCGCGTCGATGCCGTCGACGACCATTGGGACCAATTCGACAGCTTCGCCGTCTACGACCGCTTCACCCGCGAGTGGCTGAAGGCCGCCAAGCGGCTGCTGAAGCCGAACGGTGCGCTCTGGGTCATCGGCTCCTATCACAACATCTTCCGCGTCGGCGCGGCGCTGCAGGATGCGGGTTACTGGATCCTCAACGACGTCGTTTGGCGCAAGTCGAACCCGATGCCGAACTTCCGCGGCAAGCGCTTCACCAACGCCCATGAGACGATGATCTGGGCGTCGAAGAGCGAGGGCGCCAAGTACACCTTCAACTACGAGGCGCTGAAGGCGCTGAACGAAGGCGTGCAGATGCGCTCCGACTGGGTGCTGCCGATCTGCAACGGCGGCGAGCGGCTCAAGGACGCCAACGGCGACAAGGCGCACCCGACGCAGAAACCCGCCTCGCTGCTGCATCGCGTGCTGGTCGGCTCGACCAACCCCGGCGACGTGGTGCTCGACCCGTTCTTCGGCACCGGCACCACCGGCGCCGTCGCCAAGATGCTGGGCCGCGACTTCATCGGCATCGAGCGCGAGGCGGCCTACCGCGAGGTCGCCGAGAAGCGCATCGCCTCGATCCGCCCCTTCGACCGCTCGTCGCTGGAAGTGACCCGCGCCAAGCGCGCCGAGCCCCGCGTGCCCTTCGGCCAGGTGGTCGAGCGCGGCATGCTGAGCCCCGGAGAGATGCTGGTGTCCTCCTCGGGCAAGAGCGCCAAGGTGCGCGCCGATGGCACGCTGATCGGCGACGAAGTTAAGGGCTCTATCCACCAGGTCGGCGCCCAGCTCGAGGGCGCACCCTCGTGCAACGGTTGGACCTACTGGCACTTCAAGCGCGAGGGCAAGCTTGTGCCGATCGACGTGCTGCGCCAGCAGATCCGCGACGAGATGGCCGACCGCCCGAACTGA
- a CDS encoding ribonuclease HII, with the protein MTGPDTSFESPFWANGALVAGVDEVGRGPLAGPVVAAAVILDPALIPLGLNDSKKLTLKRREALEPIIRAQAQVGLGVASVEEIDEINILQATYLAMRRAVAALPTAPAHLLIDGNRLPSDLPCPATAVVKGDGKSVSISAASIVAKIWRDDLMRDLAQQYPHYGWETNAGYGSKRHMDGLRDFGVTPHHRRSFAPIHNILYQDANVRS; encoded by the coding sequence ATGACTGGACCTGATACATCTTTCGAGTCGCCCTTCTGGGCCAATGGCGCGCTGGTCGCCGGGGTGGATGAAGTCGGCCGCGGGCCGCTCGCCGGGCCGGTGGTCGCCGCCGCGGTGATCCTCGATCCGGCGCTGATCCCCCTCGGGCTCAACGACTCCAAGAAACTCACCCTCAAGCGCCGCGAGGCGCTCGAGCCGATCATCCGCGCACAAGCGCAGGTCGGCCTCGGCGTGGCCTCGGTCGAGGAGATCGACGAGATCAACATCCTGCAGGCCACCTACCTCGCCATGCGCCGTGCCGTTGCGGCACTGCCCACCGCCCCCGCGCATCTGCTGATCGACGGCAACCGCCTGCCGTCCGATCTGCCCTGCCCCGCGACGGCTGTGGTTAAGGGGGATGGTAAGTCTGTGAGTATCTCGGCTGCTTCGATCGTCGCGAAGATCTGGCGGGACGATTTGATGCGGGACTTGGCGCAACAGTATCCCCATTACGGCTGGGAAACGAACGCAGGGTACGGCTCCAAAAGACACATGGATGGCCTCCGAGATTTCGGTGTGACCCCACACCATAGAAGATCCTTCGCACCCATACACAATATCTTGTATCAAGACGCAAACGTAAGGTCCTGA
- a CDS encoding tyrosine recombinase XerC: MSLALTPAARDALQTWLEHARALKNASENTITAYRGDVAEFIAFQTMHHAEPQGLKPLARVTTPDMRAFLAHLHGNGCAARSMARKLSAVKSFYRWLAEREGFEPTAVLSARAPKFQKKLPRPLTEDAARAMIDTVEMQSREGWVGARDAAVVTLLYGCGLRISEALGLTGADWPFGESLRILGKGGKERIVPVLPVARRAVEVYLRLCPFEITPDSPLFRGARGGKLNPRLIQSVTEKARMQLGLPASATPHAMRHSFATHLLSAGGDLRAIQELLGHASLSTTQAYTSVDSVHLMKVYEATHPKAG, from the coding sequence GTGAGCCTCGCGCTCACACCCGCCGCGCGCGATGCGCTGCAGACTTGGCTGGAGCACGCCCGCGCGCTGAAGAACGCCTCGGAAAACACCATCACCGCCTATCGTGGCGACGTGGCCGAGTTCATCGCCTTCCAGACGATGCACCACGCCGAGCCGCAGGGGCTGAAGCCCCTGGCGCGGGTGACCACTCCGGACATGCGTGCGTTCCTCGCCCACCTGCATGGCAATGGCTGCGCCGCCCGCTCCATGGCGCGCAAGCTCTCGGCGGTGAAAAGCTTCTACCGCTGGCTCGCCGAGCGCGAGGGTTTCGAGCCCACCGCGGTGCTTTCGGCGCGGGCGCCCAAGTTCCAGAAAAAGCTGCCCCGTCCGCTCACCGAGGACGCCGCCCGCGCGATGATCGACACCGTCGAGATGCAGTCGCGCGAGGGCTGGGTCGGGGCGCGCGACGCGGCGGTGGTCACCCTGCTCTACGGCTGCGGCCTGCGGATCTCCGAAGCGCTGGGGCTGACTGGCGCCGACTGGCCGTTCGGCGAGTCGCTGCGCATTCTCGGCAAGGGCGGCAAGGAGCGCATCGTGCCCGTGCTCCCCGTGGCTCGCCGCGCGGTCGAGGTCTACCTGCGGCTCTGCCCCTTCGAGATCACCCCCGACAGCCCGCTTTTCCGGGGCGCCCGCGGCGGAAAGCTGAACCCCCGGCTGATCCAGTCGGTGACCGAAAAGGCACGCATGCAGCTTGGCCTGCCCGCCAGTGCCACGCCCCATGCCATGCGCCACAGCTTCGCCACGCACCTGCTGTCGGCCGGGGGCGACCTGCGCGCCATCCAGGAGCTGCTGGGCCACGCCTCTCTCTCGACCACCCAGGCCTACACCTCGGTCGACAGCGTGCACCTGATGAAGGTCTACGAGGCCACCCATCCCAAGGCGGGCTGA